In one window of Flavobacterium ginsengisoli DNA:
- the cyoE gene encoding heme o synthase, whose protein sequence is MNAAKNTLSLKSIFLDFKEITKAGLAISVLFSSIVAYLLGVDSEHPFKWSVLAVLAVGGYCMVGASNAFNQVIEKDIDSLMDRTKNRPVPSGRMSPTVALLVASLLTIIGIALLYTINAKSAMFVAISIFLYTSVYTPLKTVTSLSVFVGAFPGAIPFMLGWVAATGEFGIEAGTLFLIQFFWQFPHFWSIGWFLYEDYEKAGIFMLPTGKKDKGTALQIILYTIWLIIASLLPVLGFTGQLFISPIAAVLVFLLGIWMLFYAVRLYKLRTAKAARTLMLVSVSYISLLQIVFIVDKFLR, encoded by the coding sequence TTGAACGCCGCAAAAAATACATTATCACTCAAATCAATATTTCTAGATTTTAAAGAGATTACTAAAGCTGGTTTAGCTATTAGTGTGTTGTTTTCTTCTATTGTCGCATATTTATTAGGAGTGGATTCAGAGCATCCTTTTAAATGGAGTGTTTTGGCTGTTTTGGCGGTTGGAGGTTACTGCATGGTAGGAGCTTCAAATGCTTTTAATCAAGTAATCGAAAAAGATATCGATTCTTTAATGGATCGTACCAAAAACCGTCCAGTTCCCTCTGGTCGTATGTCTCCAACAGTAGCTTTGTTAGTGGCAAGTTTGCTTACTATTATTGGTATTGCACTTTTATACACGATAAATGCTAAGTCGGCAATGTTTGTCGCAATTTCTATATTTCTTTATACAAGTGTTTATACACCATTAAAAACAGTAACTTCGTTGTCTGTTTTTGTTGGAGCATTTCCTGGTGCAATTCCGTTTATGTTGGGGTGGGTAGCAGCAACAGGCGAATTTGGTATCGAAGCAGGAACTTTATTTTTAATTCAATTCTTTTGGCAGTTTCCTCATTTCTGGTCTATCGGGTGGTTTTTGTATGAAGATTATGAGAAAGCAGGAATTTTTATGCTTCCAACAGGTAAAAAAGACAAAGGAACTGCATTGCAAATTATATTGTACACAATTTGGCTTATCATAGCATCGTTATTACCTGTATTAGGTTTTACAGGGCAATTATTTATTTCTCCAATTGCAGCAGTTTTAGTGTTTCTATTAGGGATTTGGATGCTTTTTTATGCAGTTCGTTTGTATAAGTTAAGAACCGCAAAAGCTGCGAGAACATTAATGCTTGTAAGCGTTTCGTATATTTCGCTTTTACAAATTGTATTTATAGTAGATAAATTTTTAAGATAG
- a CDS encoding cytochrome c oxidase subunit 3: protein MEMTLKTNEEQVRKSKSAKLILLFAMVSMTMMFAGLTSAFVVSKSRADWLKNFELPSAFYWSTAVIIACSVTFYLAKKAIQKDNRNAVTGLLLGTLALGVLFVVLQFKGFGQIVSEGYYFTGEGSSITTTFLYVVTVTHLLHLAGGLISLLIIIYNHFKQKYNSTQTLGIELGAMYWHFLDLLWVYLFLFLYFFK from the coding sequence ATGGAAATGACATTGAAAACAAATGAAGAACAAGTAAGAAAGTCAAAATCAGCAAAACTGATTCTGCTTTTTGCAATGGTTAGTATGACCATGATGTTTGCTGGTTTAACAAGTGCATTTGTGGTAAGCAAATCAAGAGCAGATTGGTTGAAGAATTTTGAACTTCCTTCGGCATTCTATTGGAGTACTGCAGTAATTATAGCTTGTAGCGTTACTTTTTATTTGGCAAAAAAAGCTATTCAGAAAGACAATAGAAACGCAGTTACAGGATTGCTTCTTGGAACTTTGGCTTTAGGAGTTTTATTTGTGGTATTACAATTCAAAGGATTTGGACAAATCGTTTCTGAAGGGTATTACTTTACGGGAGAAGGTAGTTCAATTACTACAACTTTTCTTTATGTTGTAACAGTTACACACTTGTTACACTTAGCTGGCGGATTAATTTCACTTTTAATTATAATTTATAATCATTTTAAACAAAAATACAATTCGACTCAAACTCTTGGTATAGAACTAGGTGCGATGTATTGGCACTTTTTGGATTTATTATGGGTATATTTATTTTTATTTTTATATTTCTTTAAATAA